The Macrococcoides canis genome has a window encoding:
- the bet gene encoding phage recombination protein Bet — protein sequence MTNNALLTKPVEYEVNGEAVKLSGEMVKQYLVRGGADVSDQELVMFLNLCKYQKLNPFLNEAYLIKFKGAPAQIVTSKEAFMKRAESHEQYNGLEAGILVERDGQMVELEGAVSLKNDVLLGGWAKVYRKDRERPVVIKISMQEFSKGQSTWKQMPNNMIRKTAIVNALREAFPEKLNQMYTEEEAPSEPQVNVQEEIKQKANQTLIDIPAVEQAPDFNQQKQKQEPEPVVINQEPSAKAEDTFFEESLF from the coding sequence ATGACAAACAATGCATTATTAACTAAACCTGTAGAGTACGAAGTAAACGGTGAAGCGGTAAAACTAAGCGGCGAGATGGTTAAGCAGTATCTGGTAAGAGGGGGAGCAGACGTAAGTGATCAAGAGTTAGTTATGTTCTTGAATCTATGCAAGTATCAAAAATTAAATCCATTCTTGAATGAAGCATATCTAATCAAGTTTAAAGGAGCACCCGCTCAAATTGTAACTTCTAAAGAAGCGTTTATGAAACGTGCGGAATCACACGAACAGTACAACGGATTAGAAGCAGGTATCCTTGTTGAACGTGACGGCCAAATGGTCGAGCTTGAAGGAGCAGTTAGTCTTAAAAATGACGTTTTATTAGGTGGATGGGCCAAGGTCTATCGAAAAGACAGAGAAAGACCAGTAGTCATTAAAATATCAATGCAAGAATTTTCGAAAGGTCAGTCAACTTGGAAACAGATGCCTAACAATATGATTCGTAAAACTGCCATTGTAAATGCGTTACGAGAAGCGTTCCCTGAAAAGTTAAATCAAATGTATACAGAAGAAGAGGCTCCATCAGAACCACAAGTAAATGTTCAAGAAGAAATCAAACAGAAAGCAAATCAAACGCTAATCGATATTCCTGCTGTTGAACAAGCGCCTGATTTTAATCAACAAAAACAGAAGCAAGAGCCGGAACCTGTAGTTATTAATCAAGAACCATCTGCAAAAGCTGAAGACACATTTTTTGAAGAGAGCTTATTCTAA